TTCTCACAAAGGTGTGCTCTTGACAAAGACTGGGTAGAAAGCAGGAGGCTAGAAAGAACCTCCCTCATTGATAAAGACCAGGAGGAGGGGAAAAGCCAATGCGGCCAAAAAAATGcacatcccagtgctttgggaacccaaggcagaactgcttgaggccaggagtttgagaccagcttgagcaacacagtgagaccccatttctacaaaaacaaacaaacaaaaatagctgggtgtggtggcatgcacttttagtcctacctacttgggaagctgaagcaggaggattatgTGAGCCGAgctcgaagctgcagtgagctaagattgcaccactgtactctagctttggcaacagaacgagaccccgtctcaggaaaaaaaaaaaaaaaaagcataaagccCAGCCTGGACTCTTTTCCTCTACCCCTATGGGAGAGGCACTATCACTGAGAAATCCCAGCTCCAAGACCCAGGACCACATGGGCCACTTGGGACTAAGGCTAGACCAGGAAAACAGAGAGTGCCATCCCAATCTCTCCTCTCCTGAACCAAGCATCAAGTGGAAAGCAACAGGAAGGCTGCTGCACTGGGGGATGATAAGAACACAGACAGAGATTCCCTCTGAGACACAGAAATGCAAGGAAGGCTGAGAGCTGAAGGTAGAATAGGGTTTCTCTTAAGAAACccttggtcgggcgcggtggctcatgcctgtactcccagcactttaggaggccgaggcgggcggatcacaaggtcaggagatcgagaccatcctggctaacacggtgaaaccccgtctctactaaaaatacaaaaaattagccaggggtggtggtaggcacctgtagacccagctactcgggcgactgaggcaggagaatggcgtgaacccaggaggtggagcttgcagtgagccgagatcacgccactgcactccagcctgggtgacagcgagactccgtctcaaaaaaaaagaaaaaaaaaaaaaaagaagaaaccctTTGGAggccgtgcacggtggctcacgcctataaccccagcactttgggaggcccaggagggcggatcatgaggtcaggagatcgagaccatcctggctaacacggtgaaaccccatctctacaaaaaattagccaggcgtggtggcacgcacctgtaatcccagctactcaggaggctgaggcaggagaattgcttcaacccgggaggtggaggttgcagggagccaagatggctgggcgacagagccagctTCCACCCTAAGCACATGTTAACTAACACTAGACACTGGTAATGCAATGAaggtaaccaaagcaaaaacaaaacccaagctGAGCTTACCTCCCAACTCACTGACTTGATCCCCATACTAACAGTAAAGCAGAAGCACCCCGATTGTAAGCATAAATACATACCTCAGTCTTTACTGTCTTACCCCAATGTCTAATAATCAACACAAAATTACTAGAGACACATACacgaaagaaggaaaaacaacacACTGTCAAGGGACAAAGAAATCAACAGAAGCAGATTGAGGGATGACCCAGATGTTAGAACTATCAGACAGGGAATTTAAAATGACTATGACTAATATTAAAGGCACCCATGGAAAAAGCAGACAAAATGTATGAACAGATGAGAAATTCTAGCAGAGTTAGAAACTCCAAAAGTCAAAcagaaatgctaaaaataaatacagtagcAGATATGCAGAATGATTTCAACAGGCTCATCATGAGATTTGGCATCATCAAGGAAAGAATTAGTGGAAGATAAGTCAAGAGATATTATCTAATACAAATTACCCACACTgatatacaaagagaaaaaaaaatgaaaaaacacaaaacagagaaCCCAAAAGCTGTTGGcagactgagcacagtggctcacgcctgtaaccccaacactttaaggggctgaggtggatggatcacttgaggccaggcgtacaagaccagcctggccaacatggtgaaacctgtctctactaaaaatacaaaaaaattagctaggcatggtggcacgtgcctgtggtcccagttgctcaggaggctgaggtatgagaatcacttggacccaggaggcagaggttgcagtgagccaagatcacgccactgcactccagcctgggtgacacagcaagactgtctcaaaaaaccaaaaaaccaaaacaaccccCACAAAAGCTGTTGGACAATATTAAACCATTTAACTAAGTATAACTAGAATCctagaaggaaaagagggagaaaacaaagcagaagaaatatcTGAAGGGATAATAGCTAAGAATTTTTCAACAataataaaagatgaaaacacaGATCCAAAATGCCCAGAGAACCCAAAAGCACGATAAATATCAAAtacctatatatacataaatatcaaataaatcctacatatataatattgaaatagctagaaaccaaagacaaaatattgaaaagattCAGAAAAAGAAGATACACACAAAGGAACAAAGATACAGCAGACCTCGTCACAAACTATGGAAATGAGAAAACAGCACATGGTAACACAAGAGGGAATGGCAAATAAGTGGAAGTATGCTGGATAATTCCTGAGCGGGATCTACCAAGGAGGGGTATGCACTTCCACACACTTTTTCCAGGCTGAAATGTGAACAGGACAGCTCCAGCAGCTGTCCTGCATCAAGAAGTAGACAATACATGCTAGGATGAAAGAGCAGCAAGTTGGGGTGACCTGGACCCATGACTTTTTGACGCCCCTCTGTAAGCTCTGGAGTGTGCCTTCCTCTGGACTTCCGTCATGAGAAAGACCATTCTACCTGGTTTACGCCAttattgttttggatttttttttacttatagcCAAAGTTAATCCTAACTATACACAGTTAGAATTCATTCCTCATAAAGGCAGTGTctgaatgaaactttttttttgagacatagtctcactctgttgcccaggatggagtgcagtggtgcaatctcagttcactgcaatctctgtctcccaggctcaaacgattctcttgcctcagccttccaaatagctgagattgcaggtgcccgccaccttcctcggctaatttttgtattttttgtagagatgaggtttccctgtgttggccaggctggtctcaagctcctaacctcaagtgatccatccgcctcagcctcccaaagtgctcagattagaggcatgagccaccgcgcccggccagaatgaAACTATTGAGGAGCTCCGGCTATGCAGACTTAGTTGTctgattccattccattcccagcATGGTTCTTCTTCAACCTTTGACATTGTGAGCGTCACATACCCTTCCACTAAACTCCTTTTTGCTTAAGTGAGACAGACAAGTTTCTACTCTGTCTTGCAAATAAAGAACCTTAActgttaaaacaaattttatacaCTTAACAAAAATCTGAACAGTGTTTGGGTTGAGTGTCTACTTcatgaatcaaagaaaaaaattataggccaggcacggtggctcatgcctgtaatcccagcactttgggaggccaaggcgggtggatcacctgaggtcaggagttcgagaccagcctgaccaacacagagatatcccgtctctactaaaaatacaaaattacccaggcgtggtggcacatgcctgtaatcgcaggtactcaggaggctgaggcaggagaatcgcttgaacctggaaggtagaggttgcagtgagccaagattatgccattgcactccagcctgggcaacaagagtgaaactcagtctcaaaaaaagaaaaaaaaagaaagaaagaaagaaagaaaaaaattatctaggaTACAATTCTAGACTCAAATCAGCCTAAACTGTCCTATTTTCACATTATGCTGCTTATCGTGCCCAGTACCTGTGGCCCAGTAGTAAATATCCCAGTCATTACTAGGCTCATTAATCAGGCGGTCATAGAGGTTCAGCTGCTTCTCTGTCATGTGCTGCAGGTGTTCTTTAGCAAAAAggctaaaaacaagaaagaaaaaaagaaaaagaggttgagaAGGCTATGTCTAATAAAAGAGAAGTGACACCAAGAATCCTACTCCCGGGAGTCTCTCTGAACCTactctggctcaggaggctgcctgatttaaaaaaaaaaaaaaaaaaaaaaaaaaggctcctaGTCCCATACCTAAGAAGAATGCAGTTTTCCAACATTCCCCTCTTTCTGCTCTCATAGAGCAGGCGGGCTCTTTTGGTTTCTATGGATTCATCAGTTCTCTCCTGCCATGGAGGCAAAGGGATTTCAATCATATCCTTTTGGGAATCTGTTGGGCTGTCACCTCTGTAGAAGCGTCTGAATGATGTCACGCTGAGCAAAGGAGACAACAGACTGTGCCTTGACAGAGGAAGCATCTGAAAAGAACAAACCACAAACATCTTTACAGTAATGACAACTATCATCACTATCATTTACTCAATGCTTACTAGGTGCTGAATGCATTCAATCACATTTAGTCATGAGGAAATTAtgctgctggccaggcacagcggcgcatacctataatcccagcactttgggatgttgaCGCAAGCAtgattacttgagttcaggagttcgagaccagcctgggcaacatagtaagaccctgtctctacaaaaaatacaaaaattagtcacagTGGGGTAGTCCCACCacgatgcctgtagtcccagctactcaggaggctgaagtgggaagaccaTCTGAGCCCTggaaggtcaaagctgcagtgagctgtgatcgtactactgcatgccagcctgggcaacagaccctaTCCCCccgaaaaaagaaaagaaattatgctGATATTGTCCCCACTTTACAGCCAAGGAAAGAGAGGCTCAGGAAGGTTCAAAAACTCACCCCAAATCATCCAAATAGTAACTGCAATTAGAATTAAAACGCAGTCCTAACTGCAAATGTGTCCTTAACCAGTTCCTTTCCAGAAACTATGCCGgcagaaataatttttccttcctttgcacTCCCTTAAAATTCTTACCGTATGGTTTATACTCTACTCACTCACCTGTGTCAAATCCTGAGCACACAGAGACAGCATGATCCCTAATCCCCCAAAGGCTCCCAATCCAGAGAAGTGGATAAACTATCAAGATATGATGTCAAGGTGGTGACCTCAGCAAGAGGTGAAGATGGTGGAGTAGGAAACCCCAGATCCTCCTCCCCTGATGGAGACACTGAGCCAACAGCAACAAACAAACCAATTCCCTATGAGAAATCCAGAAACCAGTAAGAGGCTCCCGCTTCCCAGGTGAGCACAAAACCAGTTGCATCAAAGCCAGCAGAACAATTTGTAGCACTCATATGCCAgtctctcccctccctgcccaaGCATGATCATGAGATAACCCCCAGCTCCTAGCTTCTACCTGAGATGGAAAGAGAAGACTGAAAAGTATGTATAATGTTCGGCCCTTTGGGGGGATcaggtttctgttttgtttgaatcTAAGTACTGACAGAAAAGGGCAGCAGGTTGAGGGAGAACAAAGAACCATGGAGAACAAAGGTGACAGTTTAGACTGGCAAGCACTCACTCCCTCACCACTCATCCTTGGCTCAGTGCAGAACAAGCAGGAGAAAactcccacctcccagcttcTCCCTAGGGAGGGAAAGAGGTGCAGTGTGCATCCAACATTCTAGCTTTTCAGGGGCTCCCTGGAGAACTGGTTTCTGTCTCTAAGCACTTGAAAGGATCTAGCACACTCTAAATGCCTGGTGGCTTGCTGCTGATCCAGAGCTTCCCTGAAACCGCAGAGAAAGGCCAATACAGCCCGGTGGCCTCTCCCAGGGTTAGGGGGAGTGTGCATCTAacattctgacttttttttttttttttttgagattgagtttcgctcttgttgcccaggctggagtgcaacggcgtgatctcagctcaccacaacctccgcctcccaggatcaagcgattctcctgcctcagcctcccgagtagctgggattacaggcatgccccaccacggccggctaattttgtatttttagtagagacagggtttctccatgttggtcaggatggtctcgaactcctgacctcaggtgatccacccaccttggcctcccaaagtgctgagattacacgcgcgagccaccacacccttgTAACATTCTGTCTTTTGGAGAAGCTACCAGAGGGACTGGTTTCTGTCTTGCCCAGCTTGGGGCACTGATGGGACATGGCATACTCTAAAAGTCTGGAGGCCACTGAAGAAGACAGCTGGGAGACTTGCAGCAGCTCCAGAGAAACTGCAGTATCACAGGCAGACACTAGAGGGAGCAAGAAATTACGAGCTCCTGCAAAAGGAAACCGGCAAGTCCCTCTCATTGGGAATTTACATACACAAGTCCAGAAAAGACACATCCTCAGGAAAGGATTGAGAGGCCCTCAGAATCTCTATCCATGCTGACTGGTGAAGGCCAATCACCAGTACAAAGACCAGGAGAGACAGATGATTTTTCAAATGTAGAAATCACCAGTACAAGTTACCAAGTACATGAATAAAGAGGGAAACATGGTCCAATTAAACGAATGAAATAAATCTCCAGAAACGAACCTTAAAGAAACAGAAGTATATGAATCACCTGATAAAGAATTCAAACTAGTCATAATAAAGATGTTCAATGAGCTTTGGAAAGTGATGcttgaacaaaatgagaataccaataaaaagacagaaaacattaaaaaataaccaaatgaaaattttggAGCTGAAGAATACAGTAactgaattgaaaaattcactagaggaggccaggcatggtggctcacgtctataattgtagcactttgggaggctgaggctggaggatcacttgagctcaggggttcgagaaccagcctgggcaacacagtgagaccccatctctaaaaaataaaaatatataaaaatttgaaaattaggccgggcgtggtggctgacgcctgtaatctcagcactttgaaaggtcgaggcggatggatcacgaggtcaggaggtggagaccatcccggctaatgtggtgaaaccccatctctaataaaaaatataaaaaattagctgggtgtggtggcgggcgcctgtagtcccagctgatagggaggctgaggcaggagaatggcgtgaacctgggaggcagagcttgcagtgagccgagatcgtgccactgcactccagcctgggcgacacagcgagactgtatctcaaaaaaataaaataaaataaaataaaataaaataaacacaaaaatttactAGAGAAGATCAATAGTAGACCTGATCAAGCAGCAGAGTCAGCAAACTCAAGGACCAGTCATTTGAAATAAGggtttttcctaaaaaaaaaaaaaaaaatgagaaagagtgAAGAAAGCCTTAGGGACTCCATCA
Above is a genomic segment from Chlorocebus sabaeus isolate Y175 chromosome 1, mChlSab1.0.hap1, whole genome shotgun sequence containing:
- the SDHAF2 gene encoding succinate dehydrogenase assembly factor 2, mitochondrial isoform X2 encodes the protein MLPLSRHSLLSPLLSVTSFRRFYRGDSPTDSQKDMIEIPLPPWQERTDESIETKRARLLYESRKRGMLENCILLSLFAKEHLQHMTEKQLNLYDRLINEPSNDWDIYYWATEAKPAPEIFENEVMALLRDFAKNKNKEQRLRAPDLEYLFEKPR
- the SDHAF2 gene encoding succinate dehydrogenase assembly factor 2, mitochondrial isoform X1, with amino-acid sequence MAVSTVFSISSRMLPLSRHSLLSPLLSVTSFRRFYRGDSPTDSQKDMIEIPLPPWQERTDESIETKRARLLYESRKRGMLENCILLSLFAKEHLQHMTEKQLNLYDRLINEPSNDWDIYYWATEAKPAPEIFENEVMALLRDFAKNKNKEQRLRAPDLEYLFEKPR